Genomic DNA from Plasmodium chabaudi chabaudi strain AS genome assembly, chromosome: 1:
agtTTTATCGAAAAGACAcatagtaatatattttctttgaactaatatacaaactatcaaatatgtaattaaaatatagtgttatgaaataatatatacgttctaaaattttatattttaaaacaatgaaACAAGGAAAATTAGTAATTGGTTTAAAGCATTCCTCCTGAGTCATTAATTATCTCATTGCAGCATACACTGGTACATCACTAACAATAATGAATTAGTATGTTACTAAATacgaaaatatatattatgttaaTTTGATACGCTATATGGGTAtaaattcataaatatattcttaaaTTCATGATAagattaaaattttatgcataGGGTcagataaatattataatttttagttagtatttttttaatgcgCTAATATTAGAATCACCCCAACCGAGCAATATaacattaattttattaataattctaAAGTTTCCattaaaaatgcaaatattttattataaaatatacaatacataatatatgtttaggTTATAAGTGTAAGTGTGCCCTTAAAATGGTAATCCGTGTTATATTGGATCCCCaattaattcattattCCAATCAAAGTAtgatacaattttaaaataaaaaataatacatttaaattatatttattttttttattgtttaaaatatatttcttaatGATTTACATGCTAAATGAATTATAGGAATgaaaagaataatataCGCTTTATAAATACTAACTATGATTCTAAAACGAATTTATATCATGATTCATTTTAATTGTAATACCTCGatcaatatatttgtatattatgttttttttaattttaaaaataaaataagatGTGCACTAAAAactattcattattatatttacatataaagaaatgtTAGTACATAAGCAAAgttattacatattataaagtgaattattaattaagataaataagcatattatatttaattcatatatataaaaggaaaatattaaatttaaacacAAAATGtgttttgtatttattagaaattatataaaaaaatgtaatatttcactgtgaataataatttatatcaaCATATGGaattcaaataatgagatacaaatacatttttaacaattatagaataacacatttttaattctttatatatttataataatataaaattggtGAAAATTTTACTATAATTCAAGAAAATCCATAGTTCTCTAATGTAAGAACGTATAATAATTAgaaaatttgttttgtttaaccttattgaaaaattcacaaaataatacaatgaAGCTATTCcgaatatgataaaaatgaatatatgttttattttattatattattgtatgctaatttaaaattaatattattattgaagATAATACTAATAATTCGTTTAAGCTtgacatttttatataaaaaaatcgacCCATTGTTTAATCTATTTTGGTGCAGTgcatatgttttatataaaaacaatattatgTCAATATTACAGATTAAAGAAAATCCATTATAATGGACCCCCAAAAAATGGTAAATAAcgttattttaaaataaaagatttctatccttaattttattatgcttaatttatatttaaaaaatataaaatttatttgaatatattttgaattaatttatatttttataaatatttcttagTGTGAATTTCTTATTAAAGctgataaatattttgctGGTAATAAGGTCGATATAAAggaaattaacaaaaacaaaagcATCAAATCATATTGCCATAATAGTGATtgtaaaacaaatgaagaTAGTATTAATGCTTTGGccgcatatataattatgatattCAAACGatcaataaaaacaaatgagtATAGTCATTATGATGAATGCTTATTGATGTGGCTAAgtgataaattatataagatGCACCTCAAAAGCATAGGCCAAAAGGATACAGCAGAATATATGGATGGTACTACTTTAAATCAGGCTtatgataattatttaaagaatTATAAAGTAGGATTGGGTTATTGGGATCTTTTGGATATGATAATGGGTTTGAAAGAAGCTAATCTTAAGTATATGGCcgaattttataaattacttaataatatatgtaaaataattacaGATTATAATGATAACGGTTCCGAAAGTAAGAAACTTTCTAAATATTCTGAAAATTGCCTTAATCAATATAGAACcctttatataaacatttatgAATGCAAATCATATCTTCATTTattgaataaattaaaaggtATATATGATGATTTTAGAAATTCTgctattaataaaaataattcaaacaATAATTTAGCAACTAATCTTCAAAAACTTACAAAACCAGATGGAGAAGAGATGAACGCGGTGAGAAgttttatatcatataaattcaataaaaaaatatgtaattcCCTCCATAAAAAAGCTACAACGTCAAAACCAACGAACCCACCAGGATTACCACCTGAAGAATCTCATAAATCAGAAAAATTTTCTCAAAGTGAACCAAATGATTCAGACATAGGCCCAGAGGGCTCTAAAAGTGAGATAATGTGTACCGGGGgtgaaaaaggaaatataaatggtGGAGGCAAAGAATCCGAAGCTCCAAGTGGTGAGAAATGCAGTCAAGTAAGTATAGGTGATGGAGAAAATGGTGAATCGGCTGATCCCAATATTGGAAAAGGAGGCCCAGAAGGTGGATCAGTAAGTTCAGATAATGTGGAAGGTGGCAAAGATAGACAACCAGGGAAATCAAGTAGTGGATCAGACGGTGGACAAGATGATAATGGAGGATCAGTTAGTGAACAAGGTGGCTCAGATAGGGTTTCAATAGAAAAAGAAACTCAAAGTACGCTAGGGGATCCTTTTAATACTGGACCATTAATTTTTAGTATCGCATTAAAAGGCACGGGGATATTAAATGGTGCAATTACTTCGTTTGAAAAGATTAAGGAAAGAATTACAGAGGGCGCAGATACTATTaagaatttatataatacatcTTTGACTAATTTAGAAGGTATCTACAATGAATATAGTAGTTTTTTAAAcgaaattattaataatataagtaCCGATCCTAAACAAGTAGATTCCCCTGCTGATTCAGATGATAGTAAATCTGGATCAGGAGGAGATGAGGATAACCCATCATCACTCCAAAAAGATTCACCTCAAACATCATCTGGAAGCCAAAATTCGGATAAAAGCGGTCAAGGACTTGAAAAACCAGTGGAAGATCCAGTGATTAAAGCAGAAAATTCTGAATATGGAATAAAAGGAAATGGAACAATAGGAATAggtgatatatat
This window encodes:
- a CDS encoding CIR protein, coding for MDPQKMCEFLIKADKYFAGNKVDIKEINKNKSIKSYCHNSDCKTNEDSINALAAYIIMIFKRSIKTNEYSHYDECLLMWLSDKLYKMHLKSIGQKDTAEYMDGTTLNQAYDNYLKNYKVGLGYWDLLDMIMGLKEANLKYMAEFYKLLNNICKIITDYNDNGSESKKLSKYSENCLNQYRTLYINIYECKSYLHLLNKLKGIYDDFRNSAINKNNSNNNLATNLQKLTKPDGEEMNAVRSFISYKFNKKICNSLHKKATTSKPTNPPGLPPEESHKSEKFSQSEPNDSDIGPEGSKSEIMCTGGEKGNINGGGKESEAPSGEKCSQVSIGDGENGESADPNIGKGGPEGGSVSSDNVEGGKDRQPGKSSSGSDGGQDDNGGSVSEQGGSDRVSIEKETQSTLGDPFNTGPLIFSIALKGTGILNGAITSFEKIKERITEGADTIKNLYNTSLTNLEGIYNEYSSFLNEIINNISTDPKQVDSPADSDDSKSGSGGDEDNPSSLQKDSPQTSSGSQNSDKSGQGLEKPVEDPVIKAENSEYGIKGNGTIGIGDIYIFKEYKKIGIPIIVIIISITLAIMYKFLVFDRRKKLKRKKMKKVPNLFGVNKTT